The following are encoded in a window of Fusarium oxysporum f. sp. lycopersici 4287 chromosome 5, whole genome shotgun sequence genomic DNA:
- a CDS encoding catalase-1, whose translation MTEQVTGAIKHAVMGHGNDKIDQLKANIVEPSENTRITSDYGVKQNNTDHWLRVNSEDQTGASLLEDAFGREKIHRFDHERIPERVVHARGAGAHGTFKLFESAEDVTKAGVFTDTSRETPVFVRFSTVLGSRGSADTVRDVRGFAVKFYTQEGNFDIVGNNIPVFFIQDAMKFPDMVHAGKPEPHNEVPQAQSAHNNFWDFVWGHSEATHMYMWAMSDRAIPRSYRMMQGFGVNTYTLINDKGERRFVKFHFTPELGVHSLVWDEALKLAGQDPDFHRKDLQEAIENGAYPKWKFGIQVLEESQEHDFDFDILDATKVWPEDQIPVRYIGELELNRVVDEYFTETEQVAFCTSHLVPGVGPSDDPLLQGRNFSYQDTQLSRLGINWEELPINKPVCPVMNFNRDGAMRHTISKGKVNYWPNRYGHQPAATIQEGAYVDYQQKIAGIKQRALSKKFKDHFSQAQLFYNSLSEIEKAHVQAAFSFELDHCDEAIVYERLTERLGVVDGELANTIAEMVGGKKPIDAKPNPGKKAKNLSQLDFLPKTPTIKSRRIAIIIADGYDPIAFNAMYGAIKAQSALPFVIGPRRSAIFSANEDSSSSKGIVPDHHLEGQRSTMFDAIFVPGGQKSIQTLSKNGRALHYIREAFGHLKAIGGTGEAVDLINKAIQLPEVSLSETDGSGVIDSYGVVTLKNASPDSLKEIVTVASDAKGFLEKFVYNISQHRNWQRELDGLSTMVAY comes from the exons ATGACCGAGCAAGTTACCGGAGCTATCAAACACGCAGTCATGGGACACGGAAACGACAAGATCGatcagctcaaggccaacatcGTTGAGCCCAGCGAGAACACTCGAATTACCTCCGATTATGGAGTGAAGCAGAATAACACCGATCACTGGCTGCGCGTGAACAGCGAGGATCAGACCGGAGCCAGTCTTCTTGAGGACGCTTTTGGACGTGAGAAG ATTCATCGCTTCGACCACGAGCGTATTCCTGAGCGCGTTGTCCACGCCCGCGGTGCTGGTGCCCACGGCACATTCAAGCTATTCGAATCTGCGGAAGATGTCACCAAAGCCGGCGTGTTTACCGACACATCAAGAGAGACTCCCGTATTTGTTCGATTCTCAACTGTTTTGGGAAGCCGCGGCTCCGCTGATACCGTTCGCGATGTCCGTGGGTTTGCGGTGAAATTCTACACACAAGAAG GAAATTTCGACATAGTAGGGAACAACATACCTGTTTTCTTTATTCAAGATGCCATGAAGTTTCCGGATATGGTCCATGCAGGAAAGCCTGAGCCGCACAACGAAGTTCCCCAAGCACAGTCCGCGCACAACAACTTCTGGGATTTCGTCTGGGGACACTCAGAGGCGACTCACATGTATATGTGGGCCATGTCTGACCGCGCAATTCCTCGATCCTACCGCATGATGCAAGGTTTCGGCGTCAACACCTATACTCTCATTAACGACAAGGGCGAGCGCCGATTCGTCAAGTTCCACTTCACACCTGAGCTCGGAGTCCACTCCCTAGTTTGGGATGAAGCTCTTAAGCTTGCTGGTCAGGACCCTGACTTCCACCGCAAGGATCTTCAGGAGGCCATCGAAAACGGCGCGTACCCGAAATGGAAGTTCGGCATCCAGGTGTTGGAGGAATCCCAAGAGCACGATTTCGACTTCGATATTCTCGACGCTACTAAGGTCTGGCCGGAAGACCAGATTCCCGTCCGCTATATTGGAGAACTCGAGCTCAACCGAGTCGTCGATGAGTATTTCACCGAGACCGAGCAGGTCGCTTTCTGCACCAGCCATCTTGTGCCTGGCGTTGGTCCATCGGACGATCCCTTGCTTCAGGGCCGAAACTTCTCTTACCAGGATACCCAGCTCAGCCGATTGGGTATTAACTGGGAAGAGCTACCCATCAACAAGCCCGTTTGCCCAGTAATGAACTTCAACCGAGATGGTGCCATGCGACACACTATCTCCAAGGGCAAGGTCAATTACTGGCCTAACCGATATGGCCACCAGCCCGCTGCAACTATCCAGGAGGGTGCCTACGTTGACTACCAGCAAAAGATTGCCGGTATCAAGCAGCGCGCTCTTagcaagaagttcaaggacCACTTCTCTCAGGCTCAGCTCTTCTACAACTCTCTTTCTGAGATCGAGAAGGCTCACGTTCAGGCCGCCTTCTCCTTCGAGTTGGACCACTGCGATGAAGCTATTGTCTACGAACGCCTGACTGAACGTCTTGGTGTAGTTGATGGGGAGCTCGCCAACACTATTGCAGAGATGGTCGGCGGCAAGAAGCCTATCGATGCCAAGCCTAACCCCGGAAAGAAGGCTAAGAACCTGAGCCAGCTTGACTTCCTTCCCAAGACTCCAACCATCAAGTCTCGCCgtatcgccatcatcatcgctgatGGCTACGACCCCATTGCCTTCAATGCCATGTACGGCGCAATCAAGGCCCAGAGCGCCCTTCCCTTCGTCATCGGGCCCCGACGCTCCGCTATCTTCTCCGCTAACGAAgactcctcttcatccaagGGCATCGTCCCCGACCACCACCTCGAGGGCCAGCGAAGCACCATGTTCGACGCTATCTTCGTTCCTGGCGGCCAGAAGTCTATCCAGACCCTTTCCAAGAATGGCCGAGCTCTTCACTACATCCGCGAGGCTTTCGGTCACCTGAAGGCGATTGGTGGTACTGGCGAGGCCGTTGATCTGATCAACAAGGCCATCCAGCTTCCCGAGGTCTCACTCTCTGAGACAGACGGCAGCGGCGTCATCGACAGCTATGGCGTCGTTACTCTGAAGAATGCTTCGCCTGACAGCCTCAAGGAGATTGTCACCGTTGCTTCCGATGCCAAGGGCTTCCTAGAGAAGTTCGTGTACAACATCAGCCAGCACCGTAACTGGCAGCGAGAGCTGGATGGATTGAGCACTATGGTGGCGTACTAA